The following coding sequences lie in one Pseudoalteromonas sp. Scap06 genomic window:
- a CDS encoding lactoylglutathione lyase yields the protein MRLDHVLISSCDYQAMRRFFINSVGLSEGYRPPFPFEGAWLYGSDNVALIHLVNAAGNKAQQGYLSALNSKTQGRGVVDHIAIRSIGYQGLKSRLAQTGISYFERTVPELLEHQVFIPGPEEMKVEMLFSSDEI from the coding sequence ATGCGTTTAGATCATGTATTAATTTCTAGTTGTGATTACCAGGCGATGCGACGGTTCTTTATTAATTCAGTTGGGCTAAGTGAAGGGTATCGTCCGCCTTTTCCTTTCGAGGGAGCGTGGTTATACGGCAGCGATAACGTTGCTTTGATTCATTTGGTTAATGCCGCGGGTAATAAAGCGCAACAGGGTTACTTATCAGCATTAAACAGCAAAACCCAAGGCCGAGGAGTGGTAGATCACATTGCCATTCGTAGCATAGGTTATCAAGGATTGAAAAGTCGCTTAGCGCAAACAGGTATAAGTTATTTCGAGCGAACCGTGCCAGAGCTCCTAGAGCATCAAGTATTTATACCTGGGCCTGAAGAGATGAAAGTCGAAATGCTATTTAGCAGTGATGAAATTTAA
- a CDS encoding ABC transporter permease: MILFKLAYKSLLNRRASVLLTLLTIAISVMLLLSIERVRVDAKSSFSNTISGTDLIVGARTGDIQLLLSSVFRIGHTNNGVSWQSYQYITKQRGVKWSIPISLGDSHKGQAVLGTTLDYFKHYRFAKKQSLEFEQGQAFSSINEVVIGSEVASKLAYKIGDEIVISHGMGNTSFHHHDDNPFKVIGILKPTGTPVDKTLHVPLAAIELIHGGGHHKHNDHHDHSNHALVGHPKQITAFLMGFDSPLYTLQIRRNINQYKQEPLLAIMPTVTLKELWEMLAIIEKILLLFSFVVVIISLLGMLTTLLANLNQRRRELAILRSVGARPWQLFSLISIESLLTTFLGCLVGCTLFYALMGTTAGYLQSQTGVSINISMLSDYELTLIGVIMAAGFIIGLIPATRAYFYSLSDGMSIKI, encoded by the coding sequence ATGATTTTATTTAAACTTGCCTATAAAAGTTTGCTAAATAGACGTGCCAGTGTATTACTGACATTGCTCACTATTGCGATTAGCGTCATGTTATTACTCAGTATTGAGCGCGTTCGCGTAGATGCTAAAAGTAGTTTTAGTAATACCATTTCGGGTACCGATTTAATTGTTGGCGCACGTACTGGCGATATTCAATTACTACTGTCCTCGGTGTTTAGAATTGGCCACACTAATAATGGGGTGAGCTGGCAAAGCTATCAATACATAACAAAACAACGCGGGGTTAAATGGAGCATTCCTATCAGCCTTGGTGATAGCCATAAAGGACAAGCAGTTTTAGGCACCACACTCGATTATTTTAAGCACTATCGGTTTGCTAAAAAACAGTCCTTAGAATTTGAACAAGGACAGGCTTTTTCTAGCATCAATGAAGTTGTTATAGGAAGTGAGGTTGCAAGTAAACTGGCCTATAAGATTGGTGATGAAATTGTGATTTCTCATGGTATGGGCAATACTAGCTTTCATCATCATGATGATAACCCCTTTAAAGTTATTGGTATTTTAAAGCCTACCGGCACCCCTGTTGATAAAACCTTACATGTACCACTGGCGGCAATTGAATTGATTCATGGTGGCGGCCATCATAAGCATAACGATCATCATGACCACTCGAATCACGCACTAGTTGGCCATCCAAAACAAATTACCGCCTTTTTAATGGGCTTCGACTCGCCACTTTATACGCTACAAATTAGGCGCAACATAAATCAATATAAGCAAGAGCCTCTATTAGCGATTATGCCTACAGTCACACTAAAAGAGCTTTGGGAAATGCTGGCAATAATAGAAAAGATCCTATTGCTATTTTCATTTGTGGTGGTCATTATTAGCTTGCTCGGCATGTTAACCACACTGCTGGCTAACCTTAATCAACGCCGCAGAGAACTGGCAATATTACGTTCTGTGGGCGCCCGCCCTTGGCAATTATTTTCACTGATCAGTATAGAATCACTGCTCACTACCTTTTTAGGTTGCTTAGTAGGCTGTACTCTATTTTATGCGCTTATGGGCACAACCGCGGGTTACTTACAAAGCCAAACTGGAGTGAGCATTAATATCAGTATGCTCTCTGACTATGAACTCACTTTGATTGGCGTTATTATGGCTGCGGGATTCATTATTGGCTTGATCCCTGCTACACGCGCTTACTTTTATTCTCTTAGTGATGGTATGAGTATAAAAATATAA
- a CDS encoding alkene reductase, with product MCIESLFEAKTLGCMVTQNRIVMAPMTRSRTAQPGDIPTELMATYYAQRATAGLIISEATQISAQGKGYSFTPGIYTQEQIEGWKQVTQAVHKEGGKIFLQLWHVGRMSHSSFHHDGTPVAPSALAPDAQVWVVGDDGEGRMLDCPTPRALSVKEIKEIVNDYKQAAINAIEAGFDGVEIHGGNGYLIDQFLRRSANKRTDEYGGSQENRIRFACEIISAISNAIGAHKVGVRLAPFITQRGMDDSEAIDTILLAAKQFEQTGIAYIHLAEADWDDAPSVTPEFRAALRQYFSGAIIVAGNYTEYSGAQLIEQGFADYIAFGRRFIANPDLPYRIQEQRPLNTITDGRTLFGGTAKGYTDYPAYQK from the coding sequence ATGTGTATAGAATCCTTATTTGAAGCTAAAACCCTCGGTTGCATGGTTACGCAAAATAGAATTGTGATGGCACCTATGACCCGTTCGCGAACTGCGCAACCGGGCGATATTCCTACTGAACTGATGGCCACTTATTATGCGCAGCGTGCTACTGCAGGACTGATTATTTCTGAAGCAACACAAATTTCTGCTCAGGGCAAAGGTTACTCATTTACGCCAGGTATTTACACGCAAGAACAAATCGAAGGTTGGAAGCAAGTAACACAAGCTGTGCATAAAGAAGGCGGTAAAATATTTTTACAACTTTGGCACGTTGGTAGAATGTCGCACTCTTCATTTCATCATGATGGAACGCCAGTTGCCCCATCTGCACTTGCCCCAGATGCACAAGTTTGGGTGGTAGGCGATGATGGAGAAGGACGGATGCTTGACTGCCCAACCCCACGAGCACTAAGTGTTAAAGAAATTAAAGAAATAGTAAATGATTATAAGCAAGCGGCAATTAACGCGATTGAGGCTGGTTTCGATGGCGTTGAAATACATGGAGGTAACGGGTATTTAATTGATCAGTTTTTAAGACGCTCAGCAAATAAACGCACAGATGAATATGGCGGTAGCCAAGAAAACCGCATTCGTTTTGCCTGTGAAATTATTAGCGCAATTAGTAATGCCATTGGCGCTCATAAAGTGGGTGTTAGATTAGCGCCTTTTATCACTCAGCGTGGTATGGATGATAGTGAAGCAATTGACACTATTTTATTAGCTGCAAAGCAATTTGAGCAAACTGGTATTGCGTATATTCATCTTGCCGAAGCGGACTGGGACGATGCACCTAGTGTAACACCAGAGTTTAGAGCCGCACTTCGTCAGTATTTTAGTGGCGCGATTATTGTTGCCGGTAATTATACCGAGTATTCAGGTGCGCAGCTTATTGAACAAGGTTTTGCCGATTACATTGCATTCGGTCGTCGTTTTATTGCCAACCCAGACTTGCCGTATCGTATTCAAGAGCAACGGCCACTAAACACTATTACCGATGGGAGAACATTGTTTGGCGGTACAGCCAAAGGTTATACCGATTACCCAGCGTATCAAAAGTAA
- a CDS encoding LysR family transcriptional regulator, producing the protein MAKIDDMQLFVHVVRSGGLAAAGRKIGLSPASMTARINQLENHYQTRLLIRNTRSIKLTEAGEQFYQGCLRVIAEIDATEQSIQLSKNTLSGSLKITAPSDFGKQFVAPAIAKFVAQNPQVKPHLHLTDGLVNLVEEGIDIAIRFGNLPDSNLISRMIKANQRVLCASAEYLKIHGQPLQPSDLLNHRCLVMERFGQSMNDWHFKDQIIRVPVAMSSSDGAVIRQWAIDGAGIALKSMVDISDDLTKGHLVTLLDDYILGFSNKDKQQIGLQFLYPSRQFQPRQVVAFMDFFQQQI; encoded by the coding sequence ATGGCTAAGATTGATGATATGCAGCTTTTTGTTCATGTGGTGCGCTCTGGCGGGCTTGCTGCAGCTGGGCGAAAAATTGGTTTATCGCCTGCGAGTATGACGGCACGTATCAACCAGCTTGAAAATCACTATCAAACCCGACTCTTAATACGTAATACTCGCAGTATTAAATTGACCGAGGCTGGAGAGCAATTTTATCAAGGCTGTTTAAGAGTAATTGCTGAAATTGATGCCACAGAGCAAAGTATTCAGCTTAGTAAAAACACCCTTTCGGGTAGTCTCAAAATAACCGCACCCTCTGACTTTGGTAAACAGTTTGTTGCCCCTGCAATAGCTAAATTTGTAGCACAAAACCCACAAGTTAAACCACACCTGCATTTAACCGATGGCTTAGTCAATTTAGTTGAAGAAGGTATTGATATTGCTATTCGCTTTGGAAACTTACCCGATAGCAATTTGATTAGCCGAATGATCAAGGCCAATCAACGTGTGTTATGTGCTTCAGCTGAATATTTAAAAATACATGGCCAACCTTTGCAGCCAAGCGATTTATTAAATCATCGCTGCCTAGTAATGGAGCGATTTGGTCAATCGATGAATGATTGGCATTTTAAAGATCAAATAATTCGCGTCCCTGTGGCTATGAGTAGCAGTGATGGTGCGGTGATCAGACAATGGGCAATTGATGGTGCCGGGATTGCTCTAAAATCAATGGTAGATATTAGCGATGATCTGACAAAGGGTCATTTAGTGACACTACTTGATGACTATATTCTCGGTTTTAGTAATAAAGATAAACAACAGATTGGCTTACAGTTTCTTTACCCATCAAGGCAATTTCAGCCACGACAAGTTGTCGCATTTATGGATTTTTTTCAGCAGCAAATTTAA
- a CDS encoding ABC transporter ATP-binding protein, giving the protein MINLENVSFKWHKKAASPTLTIEQLAIDEGEHVFLHGPSGSGKSTLLALLAGINVTTSGQLCVLNQNLSALTNAQRDAFRADHIGYIFQNFNLLPYLTPLENVCLGCQFSKKRQQHVLNQTDSLTKEAARLLNALGLEPHFHNQNVATLSIGQQQRVAAARAFIGSPELIIADEPTSALDTQNRESFIKLLFEQAKKSNSTLVFVSHDETLKPLFSRTIDLVNLQGDV; this is encoded by the coding sequence ATGATCAACCTTGAGAATGTATCTTTTAAATGGCATAAAAAAGCAGCCAGCCCCACTCTCACTATTGAGCAACTCGCCATTGATGAAGGTGAACATGTTTTTTTACATGGACCAAGCGGCAGTGGTAAATCTACCTTACTCGCACTACTGGCAGGCATTAATGTAACCACTAGCGGCCAACTTTGTGTTTTGAACCAAAACCTAAGTGCGCTTACCAATGCACAGCGCGATGCATTTAGAGCTGATCATATTGGCTATATTTTCCAAAACTTTAATTTACTACCTTATTTAACCCCATTAGAAAATGTATGTTTAGGATGCCAATTTTCGAAAAAGCGTCAGCAGCACGTACTCAACCAAACTGATAGTTTAACTAAAGAAGCCGCCCGACTTCTCAACGCACTTGGGTTGGAGCCGCACTTTCATAATCAAAATGTTGCCACTTTAAGTATTGGGCAACAACAGCGAGTTGCCGCAGCACGCGCATTTATAGGCAGTCCCGAACTTATCATTGCCGATGAGCCCACTTCAGCACTTGATACGCAAAATCGTGAAAGCTTTATTAAGCTGCTATTTGAACAAGCAAAAAAAAGTAACAGCACGCTTGTTTTTGTCAGTCACGATGAAACATTAAAGCCACTCTTTAGCCGCACAATCGACTTAGTAAATTTACAAGGTGATGTATGA
- a CDS encoding YbhB/YbcL family Raf kinase inhibitor-like protein yields MVNLSNSAVTLLISGLFSSASFAAEFSLSSPDLQPGQAIKSEQYWNSFGCQGGNVRPQLKWQNAPKKAKSFAVTVYDNDAPTGSGFWHWVVHDIPLTSNSLSSTTLPKGAIEGNTDMGKPGYLGACPPEGRKHSYTYKVYALDVEKLAVPQGATSALTGFFLHQHSLQTAEITVTAGPR; encoded by the coding sequence ATGGTTAATCTTTCAAACTCAGCAGTTACTTTACTGATCAGCGGGCTGTTTAGTAGTGCCAGTTTTGCGGCTGAATTTAGTTTATCGAGCCCTGACTTACAGCCAGGGCAGGCAATAAAGAGTGAGCAATATTGGAATAGCTTTGGTTGTCAGGGGGGTAATGTTAGACCACAACTTAAATGGCAAAATGCGCCTAAAAAAGCCAAAAGCTTTGCCGTGACAGTGTATGACAATGACGCACCAACTGGCAGTGGTTTTTGGCACTGGGTAGTACATGATATTCCTCTTACTAGTAACTCATTATCTTCAACGACTTTGCCCAAAGGAGCCATTGAAGGTAATACAGATATGGGTAAGCCCGGATACCTTGGGGCATGTCCACCAGAAGGACGCAAGCATAGCTACACCTATAAAGTGTATGCATTGGATGTAGAAAAATTAGCTGTTCCACAAGGGGCAACAAGTGCACTTACAGGGTTTTTCTTACATCAGCACTCTTTGCAAACAGCCGAGATCACAGTAACGGCAGGACCGCGTTAA
- a CDS encoding DUF3299 domain-containing protein gives MTLFKVTTHSLMLLSAVLISFASIANPPKEIFWEDLIPQGHVQIDTQAQANHEGSEQNWVQPDLDAPVVKALDGQSVSLPGFVVPLEGDSELITEFLLVPYFGACIHVPPPPPNQLVHVTIKGGVPIDSLYDAIVVTGVIKTQTWSGEIAQVGYQMQAVGVAPFEL, from the coding sequence ATGACGTTGTTTAAAGTAACTACACACTCTTTAATGCTATTAAGTGCAGTACTAATTAGCTTTGCTAGCATTGCAAATCCCCCGAAGGAAATTTTTTGGGAAGACTTGATCCCACAAGGGCATGTGCAAATAGATACCCAAGCACAAGCTAATCACGAAGGCAGTGAGCAAAACTGGGTGCAACCTGATTTGGACGCGCCGGTTGTTAAAGCACTTGATGGGCAGTCTGTTAGCTTACCTGGTTTTGTTGTGCCACTTGAAGGTGACAGCGAACTTATTACCGAGTTTTTATTAGTCCCTTACTTTGGTGCCTGTATTCATGTGCCGCCCCCACCGCCAAACCAGCTGGTTCATGTAACTATTAAAGGCGGTGTGCCCATCGATAGCTTATATGATGCGATTGTTGTAACGGGCGTTATTAAAACGCAAACTTGGTCTGGCGAAATAGCCCAAGTGGGTTATCAAATGCAAGCTGTCGGTGTTGCTCCCTTTGAGCTTTAA